The proteins below are encoded in one region of Vibrio sp. ED004:
- the tsaA gene encoding tRNA (N6-threonylcarbamoyladenosine(37)-N6)-methyltransferase TrmO, with protein sequence MHSIEPIGFIESPYKEKFAVPRQPRLVPTSTSRVRLVDAANCLESVRNIEQFSHVWLLFLFDKNLEAGWKPTVRPPRLGGNERIGVFASRATFRPNGIGMSAVELKGVSQEKGQTWLDLGSVDLVDGTPIIDIKPYIPYSDSIPDALGGFATDEPEVLDVNFSQQAQAKLAQHPQARHIIQVIKEVLGQDPRPAYKKGKPDSKEYAVNLFDLNVKFVVEALFINVTDIERF encoded by the coding sequence ATGCACTCCATTGAACCTATTGGCTTTATAGAGTCTCCTTATAAAGAGAAGTTCGCAGTACCAAGGCAACCTAGATTGGTGCCAACATCCACCTCAAGAGTCAGGCTGGTTGACGCGGCAAACTGCCTTGAATCTGTTCGTAACATCGAACAATTCAGCCATGTATGGCTGCTATTTCTATTCGACAAGAACCTTGAAGCAGGCTGGAAACCAACAGTGAGACCACCTCGGCTCGGTGGTAATGAACGCATAGGTGTGTTCGCATCACGTGCGACATTCAGGCCGAATGGGATTGGTATGTCTGCGGTTGAGCTCAAAGGTGTCTCTCAAGAAAAGGGGCAAACTTGGTTGGACTTAGGCAGTGTCGATCTCGTCGACGGCACGCCGATCATCGACATCAAACCTTATATCCCCTACTCGGATTCAATTCCTGATGCATTGGGAGGTTTTGCTACTGATGAACCAGAAGTGCTAGACGTGAACTTTTCACAGCAAGCCCAAGCGAAACTGGCACAGCACCCGCAGGCGCGCCATATCATTCAGGTGATCAAAGAAGTGCTTGGTCAAGATCCAAGACCTGCCTATAAAAAAGGCAAGCCAGACAGTAAGGAATATGCGGTAAATTTGTTCGATCTTAACGTGAAATTCGTTGTTGAAGCGCTTTTCATCAATGTAACTGACATTGAACGCTTTTGA
- a CDS encoding DUF3301 domain-containing protein, with protein MIDNLLAILFLCFFCFLFWQQRRQSELAKAAIARKCKELDLQLLSVAFSGHKLKMRHELTTIWCWHTVYQFEFSALGDDLYQGKLTMVGFRSMRFELQPHRM; from the coding sequence ATGATAGATAACTTATTGGCTATTTTGTTTCTGTGCTTCTTTTGCTTTTTATTTTGGCAGCAGCGCAGGCAATCAGAGCTTGCGAAGGCTGCCATTGCGAGAAAGTGTAAAGAACTGGACTTACAGTTGTTGAGTGTCGCTTTTAGTGGTCATAAGCTTAAGATGCGCCATGAGTTAACCACGATTTGGTGCTGGCATACTGTGTACCAATTTGAGTTTTCAGCGTTAGGTGATGACCTGTACCAAGGCAAACTGACCATGGTTGGCTTCCGCTCTATGCGGTTTGAGCTACAGCCTCATAGAATGTAA
- the truC gene encoding tRNA pseudouridine(65) synthase TruC, with protein MLEIIYQDEYFVAVNKPAGMLVHRSWLDKHETQFVMQTLRDQIGQHVFPLHRLDRPTSGVLVFALSSEVASEVMPMFANHEMQKTYHAIVRGWIEEGDTLDYALKVELDKIADKFAKEDKDAQEAVTVYEPLAKVEVPYSTGRFPTSRYCLVEMMPKTGRKHQLRRHMAHLRHPIVGDTSHGDGKHNRLFRDDLDSHRLLLHASELRFIHPFTKEELVMKASLDETWLRLFETFEWDTNLIDAKACSSN; from the coding sequence ATGTTAGAAATCATTTATCAAGATGAGTATTTTGTCGCGGTGAATAAGCCCGCGGGCATGCTAGTGCATCGCTCATGGTTGGATAAACACGAGACTCAATTTGTGATGCAAACACTGCGTGATCAAATTGGTCAGCACGTCTTTCCTCTGCATCGCTTAGACCGCCCAACGTCTGGCGTATTGGTGTTTGCTCTGTCGAGTGAGGTTGCCTCTGAGGTAATGCCAATGTTCGCTAACCATGAGATGCAAAAGACTTACCATGCAATTGTTCGTGGTTGGATAGAAGAGGGCGATACGCTCGATTACGCACTGAAAGTTGAATTGGATAAGATCGCAGATAAGTTCGCGAAAGAAGACAAAGACGCGCAAGAGGCGGTGACAGTTTATGAACCGCTAGCAAAAGTTGAAGTGCCATATTCAACGGGGCGTTTTCCGACTAGCCGCTACTGCTTGGTTGAGATGATGCCAAAGACAGGTCGTAAACATCAGCTGCGTCGTCATATGGCTCACCTAAGACACCCAATCGTGGGTGATACCTCACATGGTGATGGTAAGCACAATAGACTGTTTCGTGATGATTTAGATTCGCACCGTTTGTTGCTGCATGCGTCTGAATTACGCTTCATTCATCCTTTCACGAAAGAAGAGTTGGTCATGAAGGCTAGCCTAGATGAAACGTGGTTAAGGTTGTTTGAAACCTTTGAGTGGGACACCAACTTAATCGATGCTAAAGCGTGCTCGTCTAACTAA
- a CDS encoding DUF3461 family protein — protein MYPNLTGLGIHEPKQIERYSLRQEAHKDILKIYFRKQKGELFAKSVKFKYPRQVKSVLVSGGNNQYKEVTEINRNLTLVIDELNKITKPTPTAEVDVKQKILTDLRHLEKVVSSKIAEIEADLEKLK, from the coding sequence ATGTATCCAAACCTCACTGGCTTAGGTATCCACGAACCTAAACAGATTGAACGTTACTCACTTCGCCAAGAAGCGCACAAAGATATCCTGAAGATTTACTTTCGTAAGCAGAAAGGTGAACTGTTCGCGAAAAGCGTTAAATTTAAGTACCCACGACAAGTAAAAAGTGTGCTTGTTAGCGGTGGCAATAATCAATACAAAGAAGTGACAGAGATTAACCGCAACCTCACTCTTGTGATTGATGAGCTCAACAAGATCACCAAACCGACGCCAACGGCTGAAGTGGATGTGAAGCAGAAGATCCTTACCGACTTACGCCATCTAGAGAAAGTGGTATCAAGTAAGATCGCTGAGATCGAAGCCGATCTAGAAAAGCTAAAATGA
- the ykgO gene encoding type B 50S ribosomal protein L36 has product MKVVKSLKSAKNRHPDCQIVKRRGRHYVICKTNPRFKAVQK; this is encoded by the coding sequence ATGAAAGTCGTGAAATCACTGAAAAGTGCAAAGAACCGTCACCCGGATTGTCAGATAGTAAAACGCAGAGGCCGTCACTATGTTATCTGTAAAACCAATCCGAGATTCAAAGCGGTTCAGAAATAA
- a CDS encoding YqcC family protein: MTAATKLPLLLQQLEQQMRQCSLWSNVPPSDEALASVEPFAIDSLQPEEWLQWIFIVKINAMMDAQMSLPKGFAIHPYFGEVWKNEADKAELLVTIQSIDEVCA, encoded by the coding sequence ATGACAGCTGCCACAAAGTTACCTCTTTTACTTCAACAATTAGAACAACAAATGCGCCAATGTTCGCTGTGGAGTAATGTTCCACCTTCGGACGAAGCTCTGGCCAGTGTTGAACCTTTCGCGATTGATTCGTTACAACCTGAAGAGTGGTTGCAGTGGATCTTCATCGTGAAGATCAACGCAATGATGGATGCACAAATGAGCTTACCAAAGGGCTTCGCGATTCATCCTTACTTTGGCGAAGTATGGAAAAATGAGGCAGACAAGGCCGAACTGCTAGTGACGATTCAGAGCATTGATGAGGTATGCGCGTAA
- a CDS encoding GNAT family N-acetyltransferase, whose protein sequence is MTIATSRTLLVPYTEQLELDFIKLNCCPINRAEMNGPHSVASAKHLFQEILQDNVGFCRAIIHNQTREYLGHVFISSEKGRHELGFILDKEHWNKGLASEVLKPFFSLVCFEEHLTNVVATVNVGHNPSIKLLEKLGFAFKETKQDQFGPYHEYRYTAYCDVTFYEAVAQTA, encoded by the coding sequence ATGACGATAGCAACCTCAAGAACGCTGTTGGTACCTTATACTGAACAGCTAGAACTCGACTTTATTAAGTTAAACTGCTGCCCCATTAATCGTGCTGAAATGAACGGGCCGCATTCTGTTGCCTCTGCGAAGCACCTTTTTCAAGAAATACTGCAAGACAACGTCGGCTTTTGCCGTGCGATCATCCATAACCAAACTCGCGAATATCTAGGACATGTCTTTATTTCATCTGAAAAGGGCAGGCATGAACTTGGCTTTATTTTGGATAAAGAACACTGGAATAAAGGCCTTGCGAGTGAAGTACTAAAACCTTTCTTTAGCTTGGTGTGTTTTGAAGAGCACCTAACGAATGTCGTTGCAACCGTCAATGTCGGTCATAATCCATCTATTAAGTTATTAGAAAAACTCGGCTTTGCATTTAAAGAGACCAAACAAGATCAGTTTGGCCCTTATCATGAATATCGCTATACCGCGTATTGTGACGTTACATTCTATGAGGCTGTAGCTCAAACCGCATAG
- a CDS encoding DUF3549 family protein, with amino-acid sequence METIHTLTQLLKNSGCQYDIYDLGRRIQKIDNTLFSDVEQGKQPYPFPLQKQAHLAISYWNEHKQPWIWFLKFKLDERGLLHQGDVGNFLKFVIEAMGTRLNGEISEEQQQKLSNNPYTFKPSEDKMAVFHSQVRASLDLATSQYYEHAQHYFTGELGWDNWKTVGLQGITDMCARLGSQQNGVAIRKALNKLPSEPLYATLGALEHTQINDKLAQRLQEMAENEINSQEPDLFLLSALVRALSGAEQSTTNAVINQVLASPRLSHQEVLIGLAGRSWHALQDPAIADQFLLRLAQTGNQNLFNQLFADLVMIPTLRMVFLPLLNSNPSPELANALVELQQAAKAK; translated from the coding sequence ATGGAAACGATTCACACGCTCACTCAATTACTCAAGAATAGCGGTTGCCAATACGATATCTACGACCTAGGTCGTCGCATTCAGAAGATCGACAACACATTATTCTCTGATGTTGAGCAAGGGAAACAGCCGTACCCATTTCCACTTCAGAAACAAGCTCACTTAGCCATTAGTTACTGGAACGAACACAAGCAACCTTGGATTTGGTTCCTAAAGTTCAAGCTGGACGAAAGAGGCCTATTGCATCAAGGCGATGTAGGCAACTTCCTTAAGTTTGTTATCGAAGCGATGGGCACACGTTTAAACGGCGAGATCAGCGAAGAGCAACAACAAAAGCTGTCTAACAACCCATATACGTTTAAGCCTTCAGAAGACAAGATGGCCGTGTTCCATAGCCAAGTCAGAGCAAGTTTAGACCTGGCAACTAGCCAATACTACGAACACGCTCAACACTACTTCACTGGCGAGCTAGGCTGGGACAACTGGAAAACGGTTGGACTTCAAGGCATCACCGATATGTGTGCTCGCCTAGGCAGCCAACAAAACGGTGTCGCGATTCGCAAAGCATTGAACAAACTGCCATCAGAACCTCTATACGCAACACTAGGGGCGCTTGAGCACACGCAAATCAATGACAAGCTGGCTCAACGCTTACAAGAGATGGCTGAAAATGAAATCAACAGCCAAGAACCGGATCTGTTCTTGCTGTCTGCGTTGGTTCGTGCCCTTTCCGGTGCTGAGCAAAGCACAACGAATGCCGTCATTAACCAAGTTCTGGCGAGCCCACGCTTAAGTCACCAAGAGGTGTTAATTGGTTTGGCTGGTCGTAGCTGGCACGCACTGCAAGACCCAGCGATTGCTGATCAATTCTTGCTGCGTCTCGCACAAACAGGCAACCAAAACTTGTTCAATCAGTTATTTGCAGATTTAGTGATGATTCCAACTCTGAGAATGGTATTTTTACCGCTACTGAACTCAAATCCATCACCAGAACTTGCCAACGCACTGGTCGAACTGCAGCAAGCGGCTAAAGCTAAATAA
- a CDS encoding YaiI/YqxD family protein — MKIWVDADACPKVIRETIVRAAERTGVECTFIANHVVPVPKRVNIHSIQVPSGFDIADNEIVKRTEKGDLVITSDIPLADEVITKGALALSSRGELYTKETIKARLNIRDFMETMRSSGIQTGGPSTLSQTDRREFANHLDRLLAKR, encoded by the coding sequence ATGAAGATATGGGTTGATGCGGACGCTTGTCCCAAGGTTATCCGAGAAACCATCGTACGCGCAGCTGAGCGAACTGGTGTTGAATGCACCTTCATCGCAAACCACGTTGTTCCTGTACCAAAACGAGTGAACATCCACTCGATTCAAGTACCAAGCGGCTTCGATATCGCCGACAACGAAATAGTAAAACGAACAGAGAAAGGCGACCTTGTCATTACTTCAGATATCCCTCTGGCTGACGAAGTGATCACCAAAGGCGCACTAGCACTGAGCTCGCGCGGTGAGCTTTATACCAAAGAAACCATTAAAGCGCGTCTCAACATTCGTGATTTTATGGAAACCATGCGTTCAAGTGGCATCCAAACTGGCGGACCAAGCACCCTTTCTCAAACCGACCGTCGTGAGTTCGCCAACCACCTCGATCGCCTGCTAGCAAAACGCTAA
- a CDS encoding proline--tRNA ligase — protein sequence MRTSNYLLSTLKETPNDAEVISHQLMLRAGMIRKLASGLYTWLPTGLRVLRKVENIVRQEIDNAGAVEILMPVVQPFELWEETGRSEKMGPELLRFTDRHSRPFVLSPTAEEVVTSLVRNEISSYKQLPLNLYQIQTKFRDERRPRFGVMRAREFSMMDAYSFDIDKEGLEKSYQAMHDAYCKAFDRMGLEYRPVLADSGAIGGSGSQEFHVLAESGEDLIAFSSESDYAANIEKAEALAPTEEVAAPTQEMELVDTPNAKTIAELVEQHGLAIEKTVKTLFVKASDEVDADIIALIIRGDHELNEVKAENLPQVASPLEMASEEEIRALVGAGPGSLGPVGLELPFIVDRSVAVMSDFGAGANVDGKHYFGINWGRDVELAQVEDLRNVVEGDLSPCGQGIIQLKRGIEVGHIFQLGNTYSKAMNCNVLGPDGKSVILEMGCYGIGVSRVVASAIEQNHDKFGITWPDALAPFQVAIVPMNMHKSERVKEAAEKLYAELTAMGIEVLFDDRKERPGVMFKDIELVGIPHTIVIGDRSMDEGNFEYKNRRTGDKEAIAMDTVIEHLKAQLA from the coding sequence ATGCGTACCAGTAACTACCTTCTTTCTACTCTGAAAGAGACTCCAAACGACGCAGAAGTTATCAGCCACCAGCTGATGCTACGTGCAGGTATGATCCGTAAGCTAGCTTCAGGTTTATATACTTGGCTACCTACTGGTCTACGTGTACTGCGTAAAGTCGAAAATATCGTTCGCCAAGAGATCGATAATGCAGGTGCCGTTGAAATCTTGATGCCCGTAGTTCAACCGTTTGAGCTTTGGGAAGAGACTGGCCGTTCTGAAAAGATGGGCCCTGAGCTACTTCGTTTCACAGACCGTCACTCTCGCCCATTCGTTCTTAGCCCAACAGCTGAAGAAGTAGTGACGAGCCTAGTGCGCAACGAGATTAGCTCTTACAAACAGCTACCTCTAAACCTGTACCAAATCCAGACTAAATTCCGTGATGAGCGCCGCCCTCGTTTTGGCGTAATGCGTGCACGTGAATTCTCTATGATGGATGCGTACAGCTTTGATATCGACAAAGAAGGCTTAGAAAAGTCTTACCAAGCGATGCACGATGCTTACTGTAAAGCATTCGACCGCATGGGCCTTGAATACCGTCCAGTATTAGCAGACTCTGGCGCAATCGGCGGCAGCGGCTCTCAAGAGTTCCACGTTCTTGCTGAAAGCGGCGAAGACCTAATCGCATTCTCTTCTGAATCTGATTACGCAGCAAACATCGAGAAAGCAGAAGCACTCGCTCCTACTGAAGAAGTTGCAGCGCCAACTCAAGAGATGGAACTGGTTGATACGCCAAACGCAAAAACAATTGCTGAGCTTGTAGAACAACACGGTCTAGCAATCGAGAAGACAGTTAAGACTCTATTCGTTAAAGCATCTGATGAAGTAGACGCAGATATCATTGCTCTAATCATCCGTGGTGACCACGAGCTTAACGAAGTAAAAGCAGAAAACCTTCCACAGGTTGCTTCTCCACTAGAGATGGCTTCAGAAGAAGAAATCCGTGCACTTGTTGGCGCTGGTCCTGGTTCACTTGGCCCTGTTGGCCTAGAGCTACCATTCATCGTTGACCGCTCTGTTGCTGTAATGAGCGACTTCGGCGCTGGTGCAAACGTAGACGGTAAGCACTACTTCGGTATTAACTGGGGTCGTGACGTTGAGCTTGCTCAAGTTGAAGACTTACGTAACGTTGTTGAAGGCGACCTTAGCCCATGTGGTCAAGGTATTATCCAGCTTAAGCGTGGTATCGAAGTTGGTCACATCTTCCAACTGGGTAATACTTACTCTAAAGCAATGAACTGTAACGTGCTTGGTCCTGATGGTAAGAGCGTAATCCTAGAAATGGGTTGTTACGGTATCGGTGTTTCACGTGTTGTTGCATCTGCTATCGAGCAAAACCACGATAAATTCGGTATCACTTGGCCAGACGCGCTAGCGCCGTTCCAAGTTGCTATCGTACCAATGAACATGCACAAATCTGAGCGCGTTAAAGAAGCAGCTGAGAAGCTATACGCTGAATTAACAGCTATGGGTATCGAAGTACTATTTGATGACCGTAAAGAGCGTCCAGGTGTTATGTTTAAAGATATCGAGCTTGTGGGTATTCCGCACACTATCGTTATCGGTGATCGCAGCATGGACGAAGGTAACTTCGAATACAAAAACCGTCGTACAGGTGATAAAGAAGCTATCGCTATGGACACGGTTATCGAGCACCTTAAAGCTCAACTAGCTTAG
- a CDS encoding AbgT family transporter, with amino-acid sequence MSSSASIKNNSPKKPIFTRFLDGVEYLGNLLPHPITLFAIFCVAILVTSGIAGYFEVSVMDPRPEGAPGRAADGMIYVVSLLNAEGLQLIVTNLVTNFVGFAPLGTVLVAMLGVAIAEHSGLLSAAMRGMVMGASKRMVTVTVVFAGIISNTASELGYVVLIPLAAMLFHSLGRHPLAGLAAAFAGVSGGYSANLLIGTVDPLLSGITTTAAQMIDPTYNVGPESNWYFMFVSTFFIAITGAFVTEKIVEPKLGKYNDEEASEDLSNDSMGKLTDVEKKGLKLAGIAVLAVSALLAWTIVPADGVLRSAAGTVSGSPFLKSIVAFIFVFFAVPGFVYGKVTGTMKTDRDVINAMSKSMSSMGMYIVLVFFAAQFVAFFKWTNFGQVFAVAGATFLQDIGLTGPMLFFAFILMCGFINLMIGSASAQWAVTAPIFVPMLMLVGYAPETIQAAYRIGDSTTNIITPMMSYFGLILAVATRYMKNLGIGTLIATMLPYSIVFLVGWSLMFYVWVFVFGLPVGPGAATYYTP; translated from the coding sequence ATGAGTTCATCAGCTTCAATAAAAAACAACTCGCCAAAGAAACCTATTTTTACCCGTTTTCTCGATGGTGTTGAGTATTTGGGGAATCTATTACCCCACCCGATCACTCTTTTCGCAATCTTCTGTGTCGCTATTCTAGTTACTTCAGGTATCGCTGGATATTTTGAAGTATCTGTTATGGACCCTCGTCCAGAAGGTGCTCCAGGTCGTGCTGCTGACGGCATGATCTACGTTGTAAGCTTACTTAATGCTGAAGGCTTACAGCTCATTGTTACTAATCTAGTGACAAACTTTGTTGGCTTTGCACCATTAGGTACTGTGCTTGTTGCAATGCTAGGTGTAGCGATTGCTGAGCACTCAGGTCTATTATCTGCGGCGATGCGTGGCATGGTAATGGGCGCATCTAAGCGCATGGTTACGGTAACCGTAGTTTTTGCCGGTATTATCTCTAACACGGCTTCAGAGCTGGGTTATGTAGTACTTATCCCGCTTGCAGCAATGCTTTTCCACTCTTTGGGTCGTCACCCATTAGCTGGTCTAGCGGCAGCATTTGCTGGTGTATCTGGTGGTTACTCTGCAAACCTTCTAATCGGTACGGTTGATCCACTGCTTTCTGGTATTACCACAACAGCAGCGCAGATGATTGACCCGACTTACAACGTTGGTCCTGAATCAAACTGGTACTTCATGTTTGTTTCTACTTTCTTCATCGCAATTACGGGTGCATTCGTAACTGAGAAGATTGTTGAACCAAAACTGGGTAAATACAACGACGAAGAAGCGTCTGAAGATTTATCAAATGATTCAATGGGCAAGCTAACAGACGTTGAGAAGAAAGGCCTTAAGCTTGCGGGTATCGCAGTATTAGCGGTTTCTGCACTTCTTGCATGGACGATTGTTCCAGCTGATGGTGTTCTACGTTCAGCAGCAGGTACGGTTTCAGGTTCTCCATTCCTGAAAAGTATCGTAGCGTTCATCTTCGTATTCTTCGCAGTTCCTGGTTTTGTTTACGGTAAAGTTACCGGCACAATGAAAACAGACCGTGATGTAATCAATGCAATGTCTAAGTCTATGTCTTCAATGGGCATGTACATCGTACTTGTGTTCTTCGCTGCTCAGTTTGTTGCTTTCTTTAAGTGGACTAACTTCGGTCAAGTATTCGCAGTTGCAGGTGCTACGTTCCTACAGGATATCGGCCTAACGGGTCCAATGTTGTTCTTCGCATTCATTTTAATGTGTGGCTTCATTAACCTGATGATCGGTTCGGCTTCTGCTCAGTGGGCTGTAACAGCACCTATCTTCGTTCCAATGCTAATGCTAGTAGGCTACGCACCAGAAACGATTCAAGCGGCTTACCGTATCGGTGACTCAACAACGAACATCATTACTCCAATGATGAGCTACTTTGGTCTAATCCTTGCTGTAGCAACGCGTTACATGAAAAACCTTGGTATCGGTACTCTGATTGCAACTATGCTTCCATATTCAATCGTATTCTTGGTTGGTTGGAGCTTAATGTTCTACGTTTGGGTATTCGTATTTGGCCTACCAGTAGGTCCGGGCGCTGCAACGTACTACACGCCTTAG
- a CDS encoding MipA/OmpV family protein translates to MVRRIALSLSILFCSTQLSFADESFADEGFAHKNFAYEEYGIIGGSITYGESVFSTKSSPQFGATPNLFYSGPKGFIDGSLANWQLLPYVGLSGNWRFAEVSDTFVDLPNGIQDRDGNGELGITLGTVGARLTYLHDVTSEHNGYEVQLHLGRTLETWTQPFTITPYLEVDYRDKKLSNHLYGISNAEASSSGLSPFDSGSTFVYQAGLIGLYEFTPTWIGIARADLIHHDSNSDLIQRDLGWSFELGVTYRFAGL, encoded by the coding sequence ATGGTTCGTCGAATCGCCCTCTCGCTATCCATTCTTTTTTGCAGCACTCAGCTTTCCTTTGCCGATGAAAGTTTTGCTGATGAAGGCTTTGCCCACAAAAATTTCGCCTATGAAGAATACGGAATCATAGGAGGCAGCATCACCTATGGTGAAAGTGTTTTCTCCACTAAAAGTTCCCCTCAATTCGGTGCAACACCCAACCTCTTCTATTCCGGTCCGAAAGGCTTTATTGATGGCAGCCTAGCCAATTGGCAACTGCTGCCTTATGTCGGGTTATCAGGAAACTGGCGCTTTGCTGAAGTGTCAGACACCTTCGTTGATCTGCCTAATGGTATTCAAGACAGAGATGGCAATGGAGAGTTAGGGATAACCTTAGGCACGGTAGGCGCACGCCTGACCTATTTACACGACGTGACTTCAGAACATAACGGCTACGAAGTTCAGCTCCACTTAGGCAGAACCTTGGAGACGTGGACCCAGCCATTCACTATTACGCCTTACCTAGAAGTCGACTATCGAGACAAGAAGCTCTCAAATCATCTTTACGGCATTTCTAACGCTGAAGCTTCTTCCTCAGGTTTGAGTCCGTTTGATTCTGGGTCAACCTTTGTCTATCAAGCTGGGTTAATTGGACTTTATGAGTTCACACCCACTTGGATTGGTATCGCACGAGCTGACTTAATACATCACGACAGCAACAGTGACTTGATCCAGCGAGATTTAGGTTGGTCATTTGAATTAGGGGTGACCTATCGTTTTGCGGGGTTGTAA
- a CDS encoding type B 50S ribosomal protein L31 produces MKPNIHPDYRTVVFHDTSVDEYFLIGSTLKTDRTIEWEDGNTYPYFTIEVSSKSHPFYTGKQRVLHKEGRVANFTRRFGQLGKGAK; encoded by the coding sequence ATGAAACCGAATATCCACCCGGACTACCGCACAGTGGTGTTCCATGACACCAGCGTTGATGAGTACTTCTTAATCGGCTCTACGCTGAAAACAGACCGCACTATCGAATGGGAAGATGGCAATACTTATCCTTATTTCACTATTGAAGTGTCGTCAAAGTCGCACCCGTTCTATACCGGTAAACAGAGAGTGCTACATAAAGAGGGACGTGTTGCAAACTTCACTCGTCGTTTTGGTCAATTAGGTAAGGGAGCGAAATAA